In Vallitalea okinawensis, one genomic interval encodes:
- a CDS encoding type 2 periplasmic-binding domain-containing protein translates to MLKRVISMMLVVLLFTSLAGCSDNDEQVNTKDNQQSEKKDGDSAVAEKEEEPIVIEWMGYNANAQPKQDAPTILRLEEKLNVDFDIWQMPQENFDEAFSIRLAAGDMPDVFKVNIKDIPNYQKQGILGELPLETIFDTCPTLTATYNEYSPDGAVWQAAKYKGVNYGMPMMSLNGTYGQVVVWRKDWLDNIGYDKVPETLEEFEDALYKFRHNDPDQNGEKDTYGMSDYAQCMIYGAFGIGNMSKPKYAGTGIMLNEEELPVFSITQPGMREALATMADWYEKEIIDPEFVTSEDTSGYWAVSEAFQNSRIGLTSRSFFYHWWDDPENDDEDAENVVTFGVNNPDGEYVFGTPPVGPEGLSGTSTSGYLNNALLFTTKCTEDPRKVEKILQMWEQSFVGNDEDPEMFELIHHGIEGLTFEYDENGKAQTLLDGFAPTEEGIVFELTDPKYELDLYADKYAFGDLVSPKNPYNKVLVSPTEEYSQYKSDLRRMGEEAVIAIITGEQPIEYYDEFIPIFLENGGQEVQDAIQREWMANQN, encoded by the coding sequence ATGTTAAAACGAGTTATATCTATGATGTTGGTAGTGTTATTGTTTACATCATTAGCTGGGTGTAGTGATAATGATGAACAAGTTAATACAAAAGACAATCAGCAATCAGAAAAAAAAGATGGTGATTCAGCTGTAGCTGAAAAGGAAGAAGAGCCAATTGTTATTGAATGGATGGGGTATAATGCTAATGCACAACCCAAGCAAGATGCTCCTACAATACTAAGGCTAGAAGAAAAACTAAATGTTGATTTTGATATTTGGCAAATGCCTCAAGAGAACTTTGATGAAGCATTTAGCATCCGTTTAGCAGCAGGTGATATGCCAGATGTTTTTAAGGTGAATATAAAGGACATTCCAAATTATCAAAAGCAAGGTATATTAGGTGAATTACCTCTTGAAACCATTTTTGATACATGTCCAACATTAACGGCAACGTATAATGAATACTCACCTGATGGTGCTGTATGGCAAGCTGCAAAGTATAAGGGTGTTAACTACGGTATGCCTATGATGAGTCTCAATGGTACATATGGTCAAGTCGTTGTATGGAGAAAAGATTGGCTTGATAATATAGGTTACGATAAGGTTCCAGAGACATTAGAAGAATTTGAAGATGCTCTTTATAAATTCAGACATAATGATCCAGACCAAAATGGTGAGAAGGATACTTATGGTATGTCAGATTATGCTCAATGTATGATTTACGGTGCTTTTGGTATCGGAAATATGAGTAAACCCAAATATGCTGGTACTGGAATCATGCTTAATGAAGAAGAGTTACCTGTATTTTCAATTACTCAACCTGGTATGAGAGAAGCATTAGCGACCATGGCAGATTGGTATGAGAAAGAAATTATTGATCCAGAATTTGTTACTAGTGAAGATACATCAGGTTATTGGGCTGTTTCAGAAGCATTCCAAAATTCAAGAATAGGTTTAACGTCAAGATCTTTCTTTTATCATTGGTGGGATGATCCAGAGAATGATGATGAAGATGCAGAGAATGTCGTAACTTTTGGTGTTAATAATCCAGATGGTGAATATGTCTTTGGTACTCCTCCAGTAGGACCAGAGGGTCTTTCAGGAACAAGTACTTCAGGGTACCTTAATAATGCATTATTATTCACTACAAAATGTACTGAAGATCCAAGAAAAGTAGAGAAAATACTACAAATGTGGGAGCAAAGCTTTGTTGGTAACGATGAGGACCCCGAAATGTTTGAATTGATACATCATGGTATTGAAGGTTTAACATTTGAATACGATGAAAATGGTAAAGCGCAAACCTTACTTGATGGTTTTGCGCCTACGGAAGAGGGGATCGTTTTTGAATTAACAGATCCTAAATATGAATTAGATCTTTATGCTGATAAGTATGCCTTTGGTGATTTAGTATCTCCTAAGAATCCGTATAATAAAGTTTTAGTATCACCAACTGAAGAATACAGCCAGTATAAGTCTGACTTGAGAAGAATGGGTGAAGAAGCGGTTATTGCCATTATCACAGGTGAACAACCTATTGAATATTATGATGAATTTATACCAATCTTCTTAGAAAACGGTGGACAGGAAGTTCAAGATGCCATTCAAAGAGAGTGGATGGCAAATCAAAATTAG
- a CDS encoding carbohydrate ABC transporter permease has translation MLYKRSKDDLLVDLFCYLFLIILSITIIIPFMQVITISFSPTHVINSYGLKLFPTEITLEGYKKVFSDELIWSGYMNTIFVTVVGTILNVLFSVLGAYPLSKRYLPYRNMWTGLIVFTMYFSGGLIPSYMLVKNLGMLNSLTALILPGLISAYNMIIMRNYFMSLPESLEESARIDGAHDYTILFKIILPLSKPIIATVSLWYGVHHWNSWFHSMIYIQDRDKQVLQYVLRLILSEGQVDEVGETLAEAAAVNSETMKMAALVVATLPIICVYPFIQKYFVKGVMVGSLKG, from the coding sequence TTGCTATATAAAAGATCAAAAGATGATTTACTAGTAGACTTATTTTGCTATTTATTTTTAATTATTTTGTCCATAACAATTATTATACCTTTTATGCAGGTAATTACGATTTCTTTCAGTCCTACTCATGTTATCAATAGTTATGGCTTAAAACTGTTTCCAACAGAAATAACTTTGGAGGGATACAAAAAGGTATTTTCAGATGAGTTAATATGGTCAGGTTACATGAATACGATTTTTGTTACAGTTGTAGGCACAATATTGAATGTCTTATTCTCAGTATTAGGAGCTTATCCATTATCTAAAAGATACTTACCCTACAGAAACATGTGGACGGGTTTGATTGTTTTTACGATGTACTTTTCAGGAGGTCTTATTCCTTCTTATATGCTGGTTAAAAATTTAGGTATGCTTAACAGCTTGACTGCATTAATTTTGCCTGGTTTAATCAGTGCCTATAACATGATTATAATGAGGAATTATTTTATGAGCTTACCAGAAAGCTTAGAAGAATCTGCTAGGATCGATGGAGCTCATGACTACACGATACTATTTAAGATCATACTACCTTTGTCAAAACCCATTATAGCTACAGTATCCTTATGGTATGGTGTACATCATTGGAATAGTTGGTTCCATAGCATGATCTATATTCAAGATAGAGATAAACAAGTATTGCAATATGTTTTACGATTAATCTTAAGTGAAGGGCAAGTAGATGAAGTAGGAGAAACATTGGCTGAGGCAGCGGCAGTTAATTCAGAGACTATGAAAATGGCTGCCTTAGTTGTAGCCACGCTTCCAATAATTTGCGTGTATCCCTTTATACAAAAATATTTTGTTAAAGGGGTAATGGTTGGTTCCCTTAAGGGATAA
- a CDS encoding ABC transporter permease — translation MANIKQARNKKSLIKKEHPTLKLMYKHRMLLSMLIPVILYFFIFKYGPMYGIIMAFKDYYPVKGLAASEWVGLKHFDTLFNGLYFMPVLKNTILISLYGMFWGFPAPIILAIILNEIRNKKFKKITQTISYLPHFLSWVIVAGVFIEFLSPSRGFVNFIITSLGFEPIYFVTEPAWFRTILVGTSVWKGIGWGSIIYLAAISGIDPQLYEVAEIDGASRLRKIWNITIPAIVPVIVIMLIFSSGKIIDDNFQQIYNFLNPRVLRVGDVIETYTYEQGLKNMQYSYATAVGLFKNVISFSMVLITNYIAKRTTEYALW, via the coding sequence ATGGCTAATATAAAACAAGCCAGAAATAAAAAGAGCTTAATAAAGAAAGAACATCCTACGCTTAAATTAATGTATAAGCACCGGATGCTTCTATCCATGTTAATACCAGTCATTTTATATTTTTTCATATTCAAATATGGTCCAATGTACGGCATTATAATGGCTTTTAAAGATTATTACCCTGTGAAAGGATTAGCAGCAAGCGAATGGGTAGGATTAAAACATTTCGATACTCTTTTCAATGGATTATACTTTATGCCAGTTTTAAAAAATACTATTCTCATTAGTTTATATGGTATGTTTTGGGGGTTTCCAGCACCCATTATTCTTGCTATCATTCTAAACGAAATTCGTAATAAGAAATTTAAAAAGATAACTCAAACCATATCCTATTTACCTCACTTTCTATCCTGGGTTATAGTAGCAGGAGTATTTATTGAATTTTTATCACCATCAAGAGGCTTTGTTAATTTCATCATAACCTCTTTAGGCTTTGAGCCAATTTACTTCGTTACTGAGCCAGCTTGGTTTAGAACCATCTTAGTTGGAACAAGTGTATGGAAAGGGATTGGATGGGGGTCTATTATCTATTTAGCAGCCATTAGTGGAATCGATCCTCAGTTATATGAAGTGGCAGAAATTGATGGTGCCAGTCGTTTGAGAAAAATATGGAACATCACCATTCCGGCCATTGTTCCAGTTATCGTCATTATGTTGATCTTTTCTAGCGGTAAAATAATTGATGATAATTTTCAACAAATCTATAACTTCCTTAATCCAAGAGTATTAAGGGTTGGAGATGTAATTGAGACTTATACATATGAACAGGGTTTGAAAAATATGCAATATAGTTATGCAACAGCAGTAGGGTTATTCAAAAATGTTATCTCCTTCTCAATGGTACTTATAACGAACTATATTGCTAAACGAACTACAGAATACGCATTATGGTAG
- a CDS encoding helix-turn-helix transcriptional regulator — MKGKYKHKLIVTNTIIIFCFISIVYGLVYYFSVKEYKRHIEKNNLQITKQIGSVVDNRVLEPILSLPNLYFSDNEHNEALRKPMVKEMESHGLDVLNVNKKVNGIIQLNDYIIGLDIYYELNQLLFINGTIKNLVDPATRKEDIPYWFQRYKDTNRRALFIPTNHNTFLNTEVITYIYKLPLAYEYYETMIAIHVDSLALKKLLTSLKSEDKTKILGVVDQEGQLITSTSEDLEYNQLIINVLNDADSHELDESQFIYEKDNNKYIVAKVKSQYTSWYYVSLIPVEGFYALSAYMYLSLLVPAFFVIFGMGFVIVANNKLYSPMEKVFSVIRNIPYKKEEQEEKDEYSLLTNKLTYLVDEMEDLHHKIEVNQPAIFHSTIHRMLRGGIDVKSKHSYKEAGIELNKTHVLTFIIKITWNEEYNKLLALEYTLLERFQTQNKFNIYSIVEDNRISAIVNYDESYEIKDIYSYIQRVMSSCIKQENFVIAIGKFYPLLDGKIKESYHSANEALKYSFIKPSQHMIVYTNEEFDQYKTSGSSHQVIKKMEDYIRSSNHASILLTINGLIESLIVGNYSIEYCMNTLQDVASSIRRSFNEIGLNTDQLFGYDLREYYKHMESIMTYSTWLNEVIEFLFQKIKEQKADEAEVLLRDIKNIVDNNIYNDISLDLVADQLHMRYDTLSRTFKQMTGKTFSTYVKEVKLERAIDLVTGGEYTMGDISKKLGYSSTHYFIRLFKQAYGMTPKQYQIKMSKKD; from the coding sequence GTGAAGGGAAAGTATAAACATAAACTTATTGTAACTAATACAATTATCATATTTTGTTTTATTTCAATTGTTTATGGATTAGTTTATTATTTTTCAGTTAAGGAATATAAAAGGCATATTGAAAAGAATAATTTACAAATCACGAAACAAATTGGATCTGTCGTTGACAATCGAGTTCTAGAGCCAATCCTCAGTTTACCTAATTTATATTTTTCTGATAATGAGCATAATGAAGCATTAAGGAAACCTATGGTAAAAGAGATGGAGAGTCATGGGTTAGATGTGTTGAATGTCAATAAAAAAGTTAATGGAATCATCCAGTTGAACGATTATATCATTGGTTTAGATATTTATTATGAGCTTAATCAATTATTATTTATTAATGGAACAATTAAGAATTTAGTAGATCCAGCTACGCGAAAGGAAGACATTCCGTATTGGTTCCAAAGGTATAAAGATACAAATAGAAGGGCATTATTTATACCAACCAACCATAATACTTTTTTGAATACTGAAGTAATTACTTATATCTATAAACTACCATTAGCATATGAATATTATGAAACAATGATTGCCATACATGTGGATTCGCTGGCGTTGAAGAAATTGCTGACAAGTTTGAAATCAGAAGATAAAACAAAAATATTAGGTGTCGTTGATCAAGAAGGACAATTGATAACAAGTACTAGCGAGGATTTAGAATACAACCAACTTATTATTAATGTACTTAATGATGCAGATAGTCATGAGTTAGATGAATCCCAATTCATTTATGAAAAAGATAATAACAAATACATTGTAGCAAAAGTAAAGTCCCAATATACGAGTTGGTACTATGTATCACTGATACCAGTAGAAGGATTTTACGCCCTTTCGGCTTACATGTATTTATCTTTACTTGTACCAGCTTTTTTTGTTATTTTTGGTATGGGTTTTGTTATCGTTGCTAACAACAAACTTTACAGCCCTATGGAAAAGGTTTTTAGTGTCATTAGAAACATACCTTATAAAAAAGAAGAGCAAGAGGAGAAGGATGAATATAGTTTGCTTACGAATAAGCTTACTTATTTAGTCGATGAAATGGAAGATCTACATCATAAAATTGAGGTTAATCAACCAGCCATTTTCCACAGCACCATACATCGAATGCTACGGGGAGGAATTGATGTAAAATCAAAACATTCATACAAAGAAGCAGGAATTGAATTAAATAAAACTCATGTACTTACCTTTATTATCAAAATAACCTGGAATGAAGAGTATAATAAATTATTAGCTTTGGAGTATACATTATTAGAAAGATTTCAAACACAGAACAAGTTCAATATTTATTCGATAGTTGAAGATAATAGAATATCAGCAATAGTTAATTATGATGAAAGTTATGAAATAAAAGATATTTATTCATACATACAACGAGTTATGAGTTCCTGTATCAAACAAGAAAATTTTGTTATAGCAATCGGAAAATTCTATCCTCTTCTTGATGGTAAGATAAAAGAATCTTATCATTCGGCTAACGAAGCTTTGAAGTATTCTTTTATTAAACCAAGTCAACATATGATTGTTTATACAAATGAGGAATTTGACCAATATAAAACCAGCGGGAGTAGTCATCAAGTTATTAAGAAAATGGAGGATTATATCCGTTCATCTAATCATGCTTCTATCCTCCTAACGATTAATGGGCTTATAGAATCTCTGATAGTAGGTAATTATAGCATTGAATATTGTATGAATACTTTACAAGATGTAGCTTCATCCATTCGACGAAGCTTTAATGAAATAGGATTGAACACAGATCAGCTATTTGGTTATGATTTAAGAGAGTATTACAAGCACATGGAGTCAATTATGACTTATAGTACATGGCTAAATGAAGTCATTGAGTTTCTATTTCAGAAGATTAAAGAACAAAAAGCTGATGAGGCAGAAGTATTACTTAGGGATATTAAGAATATTGTTGATAACAATATTTATAATGATATTTCCTTAGATTTGGTGGCAGACCAGCTTCATATGCGATACGATACTTTGAGTAGAACATTTAAACAGATGACGGGAAAAACCTTTTCAACTTACGTCAAAGAAGTTAAGTTAGAAAGGGCCATTGATTTAGTTACAGGTGGTGAATATACTATGGGGGATATCTCCAAGAAATTAGGTTATAGCTCCACCCACTATTTTATCAGGCTCTTTAAACAAGCATATGGGATGACACCAAAACAATATCAAATAAAGATGAGTAAAAAAGATTAA
- a CDS encoding helix-turn-helix transcriptional regulator — protein MKAPIIFKENIFYEHLQEDAFLSLSYNNILGGHRMDRQHFHPFYEIYYLQDGSADYLIEGNLFSIKSGDMVLINKYTLHKTLYPHNAKNTRYLINFSDGYFRNAEHSDLEWLLYMFHSPSPIIRLDDGVKRIFDSYFIDMQSYAKQHQPGHHISIQSTVNYLLVKLREYTLGQEYTPHRELTPTEEKIIEVSKYIHTHYELPLKLGALAERFYMSPHYLSHKFKEVTGFTLMAYIQATRIKKAQELLSESQLKIIQISEMCGFGSISQFNRVFNKLSGITPSQYRQMKYKNSIT, from the coding sequence ATGAAAGCACCTATAATCTTTAAGGAAAACATATTTTATGAACATCTACAAGAAGATGCTTTTTTGTCTCTTTCCTATAATAATATATTAGGCGGACATCGTATGGACCGCCAGCATTTTCATCCTTTTTATGAAATTTATTATCTCCAAGATGGTTCAGCAGACTATTTAATCGAAGGTAATCTCTTCTCTATAAAAAGTGGTGATATGGTTCTCATCAATAAATATACCTTACACAAAACCCTATATCCTCATAATGCTAAAAATACACGTTATCTCATTAACTTTAGTGATGGTTATTTTAGAAATGCAGAGCACTCAGACCTGGAATGGCTTTTATACATGTTCCATAGTCCATCCCCAATTATTCGTCTTGATGATGGTGTTAAAAGAATATTTGATAGTTATTTTATCGACATGCAAAGTTACGCTAAACAGCATCAACCTGGTCACCATATCAGTATTCAATCTACTGTTAACTATCTCTTAGTTAAACTTCGTGAGTACACATTAGGGCAAGAATATACTCCACATAGAGAATTAACACCTACAGAAGAAAAAATTATCGAGGTCTCTAAGTACATTCATACACACTATGAGTTACCTCTAAAGCTAGGTGCATTAGCTGAAAGATTTTATATGAGTCCACACTATCTTTCTCATAAATTCAAAGAAGTGACAGGCTTCACATTAATGGCTTATATCCAAGCTACGCGAATTAAGAAAGCTCAAGAATTACTCAGTGAATCGCAGTTGAAGATTATACAGATTAGTGAAATGTGCGGTTTTGGTAGTATCTCACAATTCAATCGTGTATTTAATAAACTGAGTGGGATTACGCCAAGTCAATATCGTCAAATGAAATACAAGAATAGTATCACTTGA
- a CDS encoding beta-L-arabinofuranosidase domain-containing protein, which translates to MKDLIFKPFTTNEIKPTGWLKRQLEIQADGLSGNLHKVWPDIRDSKWIGGDRDGWERVPYWLDGFIPLAYLLDRQDLKEAAKRYIDAIIDRQEEDGWICPCTKEERQDYDVWAVFLITKVLVNYYQCSGDERIPTVVEKALKNLNSHITHYKIKDWWGKTRWYETLIAIYWLRERKEEDWQLELAHKLAGQGYEFKSWMNKWKIRTFIKGSPYIHVVNVAMSLKGPALYSRITGTDMTDLSYEMMDILDEYHGMPTGQFVGDEHLGGTSPLRGAECCSVTEFMFSLENLIALTGDVKWSDRLEQIAFNALPATVSPDMWTHQYDQMTNQVQCTRFEEGKQVFTTNPVDSHLFGLEPNFGCCTANFNQGFPKLALGAFMKSEKGIAATALLPAKVETVIDGTKVIVESITDYPFKDQVTYKITTAKEVTFELSLKIPAYAKEAKVNGEKVSIGEFYKINQIFSGETTMILDLTHKVEILKRPSGMVAVKRGALTYAIPVAEEWKKIEYVKDDVERQFPYCDYELTPRSKWSYCLVSDDFKVNFNEVTDTPFSNLQPPITITAKLQEIEWAFKDGAPVAVPGSLIVKGPIEEVDLNPYGATNLRLTEMPFLLVD; encoded by the coding sequence TTGAAAGATTTAATTTTTAAACCCTTTACTACCAATGAAATTAAACCTACTGGCTGGCTTAAGAGGCAGCTAGAAATCCAAGCCGATGGCTTATCAGGTAACTTACATAAAGTTTGGCCTGATATTAGAGATAGCAAGTGGATTGGTGGTGATCGAGATGGGTGGGAGCGTGTACCTTATTGGCTCGATGGATTTATACCATTGGCTTACCTTCTTGATCGACAAGATTTGAAAGAGGCTGCTAAGAGATACATAGATGCAATTATAGATAGACAAGAGGAAGATGGTTGGATTTGCCCATGTACTAAAGAAGAGCGACAAGATTATGATGTTTGGGCAGTTTTCCTTATTACAAAAGTTTTAGTGAACTACTATCAATGTTCTGGTGACGAGCGTATACCTACAGTTGTAGAAAAAGCCTTAAAGAACCTTAATTCTCATATCACACACTATAAAATAAAAGACTGGTGGGGAAAGACAAGATGGTACGAGACGCTTATCGCTATCTATTGGTTAAGAGAACGAAAAGAAGAAGATTGGCAATTAGAGTTAGCTCATAAATTAGCAGGTCAAGGTTATGAATTTAAGTCTTGGATGAATAAATGGAAAATTCGGACATTTATTAAGGGGAGTCCTTATATACATGTTGTCAATGTAGCTATGTCACTTAAAGGACCAGCTTTATATAGTCGTATTACAGGTACAGATATGACAGATCTTTCTTATGAAATGATGGATATCCTTGATGAATACCATGGCATGCCTACTGGACAATTCGTTGGAGATGAGCATCTAGGAGGAACAAGTCCACTTAGAGGAGCAGAATGTTGTAGTGTGACAGAGTTCATGTTCTCGTTAGAGAATCTTATTGCTTTAACTGGCGATGTGAAATGGTCCGATCGTTTAGAGCAAATAGCCTTTAATGCATTACCTGCAACAGTTAGCCCAGATATGTGGACACACCAATATGATCAGATGACAAATCAAGTGCAATGTACACGTTTTGAAGAAGGTAAGCAAGTTTTCACTACTAATCCTGTGGATTCTCATCTTTTTGGTCTTGAGCCCAACTTTGGATGTTGTACAGCTAACTTTAATCAAGGATTCCCTAAATTAGCTCTTGGTGCGTTTATGAAAAGTGAAAAAGGGATTGCAGCAACTGCTCTGTTACCAGCTAAAGTAGAAACAGTAATTGATGGTACCAAGGTGATCGTTGAAAGTATAACAGACTACCCATTTAAGGACCAAGTTACATACAAAATTACAACTGCTAAAGAGGTTACTTTTGAATTATCTCTTAAGATTCCAGCATACGCAAAGGAAGCTAAAGTCAATGGAGAAAAGGTGTCCATAGGAGAGTTCTATAAAATTAACCAAATCTTCTCTGGTGAGACAACTATGATATTAGACTTAACTCATAAAGTAGAAATATTAAAACGCCCTTCAGGAATGGTGGCAGTAAAACGTGGTGCTCTTACTTATGCTATCCCAGTTGCTGAGGAGTGGAAGAAAATTGAGTATGTAAAAGATGATGTTGAACGACAATTTCCTTACTGTGATTATGAACTAACCCCTAGATCAAAATGGAGCTATTGTTTAGTAAGTGATGATTTCAAGGTGAATTTTAATGAAGTCACGGATACTCCCTTTTCAAATCTTCAACCGCCAATTACCATCACAGCTAAGCTACAAGAAATTGAATGGGCGTTTAAAGATGGAGCTCCAGTAGCTGTACCTGGGTCCCTTATTGTTAAAGGTCCTATAGAAGAGGTAGACCTTAATCCATATGGAGCTACAAACTTGAGACTCACGGAGATGCCATTTCTTTTAGTAGATTAA
- a CDS encoding helix-turn-helix transcriptional regulator, translated as MIKLSSLPIILTCDYRLFKPGEKHITRRIKDYVLIFMLGGKLHFTEKGKGIELQEGQWYLQDSGLLQSANYPSDKAHYFYIHFSCMINEEDVIEVDKQGKFLPNDYMDIFNQLRALNLRSGIYRLDYEAKFLELFKQLILSCQKTADRKQIIANRVFRIVEENYTNDHLSNHLEDQIHLSYHYLYKLTRQYKGLSPIQYMHQLRINKAKELLSNTNETVENIAFHVGFNDISVFYKAFKKHINMSPNHWRVESRRGI; from the coding sequence ATGATTAAATTATCATCATTACCTATCATCTTAACATGTGATTATCGTTTATTTAAACCTGGAGAAAAACATATAACTAGACGTATTAAAGACTATGTTCTTATTTTTATGCTTGGAGGAAAACTTCATTTTACTGAGAAAGGAAAAGGTATCGAATTACAAGAAGGGCAATGGTATCTACAAGATTCTGGATTACTTCAATCTGCAAATTATCCTTCTGATAAAGCACATTATTTCTATATCCATTTTTCTTGTATGATAAATGAAGAGGATGTCATAGAAGTAGATAAACAAGGCAAATTCCTCCCAAACGACTATATGGATATTTTTAACCAACTTAGAGCCCTAAATCTTCGATCAGGTATTTATAGACTAGATTATGAGGCTAAGTTTCTGGAGCTCTTTAAACAACTTATTCTCTCTTGCCAAAAAACAGCTGACCGAAAACAAATTATTGCAAACAGAGTTTTTCGTATTGTTGAAGAGAACTATACCAATGATCATCTCTCTAATCATTTAGAAGATCAGATTCATCTATCATACCATTATTTATATAAATTAACCCGTCAATATAAAGGACTTAGCCCAATTCAATATATGCATCAGTTGAGAATCAACAAGGCTAAAGAACTGCTAAGTAATACGAACGAAACTGTGGAAAATATAGCTTTTCATGTAGGATTTAATGATATTTCTGTATTTTATAAAGCTTTCAAAAAACATATTAATATGTCACCAAATCATTGGAGGGTGGAAAGTAGAAGAGGAATCTAA
- a CDS encoding sensor histidine kinase has translation MIQSKSLSIQIWLWFIGAVGIIGIIIACIIYGSLQVYLEEQLYINIEEEQQMLAIKSTALEMGELVQNVELAALTTEAKLSQEIKHIVTTDEAEILQPAELSPAVLNGDNLAIPIRRYEAQNTYAVISEQEIGGQNVYIYSYAIQNMKEKVLSDFWYVFLAIFIVLLLLFIPAHLISKRLIKPLMTLKREMERIAKRQWNNPIIINGSNEFTSLAESCESMRQQLVAYDCKQQNMLQSISHELKTPIMVIRSYIQATRDGFYPKGSLDTTLEAIDQEANRLQKRVLDLIYITNLDYLATHHKDLKKEEVNLKDIILDVYERLHYKRTDIHWDMELEEIIIKGDQEQWKVVFENILQNGLRYSKKHVSILLREEKDTIICKIHNDGPTIDDDKKDSLFKVFEKGNKGESGLGLNIVKRIVDLYNGKVWFENENGGVVFYISIPRTS, from the coding sequence ATGATTCAATCAAAATCATTATCTATTCAAATTTGGTTATGGTTTATTGGAGCAGTCGGAATAATAGGAATTATCATTGCTTGTATCATTTATGGGTCATTACAAGTGTATCTGGAGGAACAGTTATACATTAATATTGAAGAAGAACAACAGATGTTAGCAATAAAAAGTACTGCATTAGAAATGGGGGAACTTGTACAGAACGTTGAATTGGCGGCACTTACCACTGAAGCTAAACTCAGCCAAGAAATTAAGCATATTGTCACAACAGATGAGGCTGAGATATTACAACCTGCAGAGTTGAGTCCAGCGGTTCTAAATGGAGATAACTTAGCAATCCCCATAAGGAGATATGAAGCTCAGAATACCTATGCTGTTATTTCTGAACAAGAAATAGGTGGACAAAATGTATATATCTATTCTTATGCTATCCAAAACATGAAAGAGAAAGTTTTAAGCGATTTTTGGTATGTTTTCTTAGCTATCTTTATTGTTCTATTACTGTTATTTATACCAGCTCACTTGATTAGTAAGAGATTAATTAAACCTCTTATGACATTAAAAAGAGAAATGGAGCGTATTGCAAAACGTCAATGGAATAATCCCATTATAATAAATGGTTCAAATGAGTTTACAAGCCTTGCAGAGTCATGTGAAAGTATGCGACAACAGTTAGTGGCTTATGATTGTAAGCAGCAGAATATGTTACAGAGTATTTCTCATGAGTTAAAAACACCGATAATGGTAATAAGAAGTTATATCCAAGCAACGAGAGATGGATTTTATCCTAAAGGGAGTCTGGATACGACATTAGAGGCTATAGACCAAGAGGCTAATCGATTACAAAAGAGAGTATTAGATTTGATTTATATAACAAATTTAGACTATTTAGCTACTCATCACAAAGATTTAAAGAAAGAAGAAGTAAATCTAAAAGATATTATTCTTGATGTATATGAAAGATTACATTATAAGCGTACAGATATTCATTGGGACATGGAGTTAGAGGAAATTATTATTAAAGGAGATCAAGAACAGTGGAAAGTGGTATTTGAAAATATCTTACAAAATGGGCTTAGGTACAGTAAGAAGCATGTCTCTATTTTATTAAGAGAAGAAAAGGATACAATTATCTGTAAGATTCACAATGATGGTCCCACGATAGATGATGATAAAAAAGATAGTTTATTTAAGGTCTTTGAAAAAGGTAATAAGGGTGAAAGTGGGTTAGGACTTAACATAGTAAAGCGTATCGTAGATCTATATAATGGAAAAGTTTGGTTTGAAAATGAGAATGGAGGGGTGGTTTTCTATATAAGTATTCCACGGACCTCTTAG